One stretch of Ipomoea triloba cultivar NCNSP0323 chromosome 8, ASM357664v1 DNA includes these proteins:
- the LOC116027460 gene encoding thaumatin-like protein 1b: MAQMRFWILALFLASGDLLISGVNSSATFTMINKCEQTIWPGILSNAGVAPLDTTGFALQAGESRTINVPSSWGGRFWGRTHCSQDSTGKFTCVTGDCGSGQVECAGGNAAPPATLAEFTLDGHGGLDFYDVSLVDGYNLPMLVVPQGGTGDNCTSTGCRVDVNGLCPSALKVTSSAGESVACKSACEAFGDPQYCCSGAYGTPDTCKPSSYSQMFKSACPSAYSYAYDDQTSTFTCAGADYTITFCPSPNTSQKSSNSGAGDNGGGSGTPPGIDSTMVYDGALDVSSAYSVTCAHVLGSHAVAGAVAIVTAMWQLCQLC; this comes from the exons ATGGCACAGATGCGGTTCTGGATTCTTGCTCTGTTTCTAGCGTCCGGAGATCTGTTGATTTCAG GGGTGAATTCGTCGGCGACTTTCACGATGATAAACAAGTGTGAGCAAACGATTTGGCCGGGCATTTTGTCGAACGCCGGAGTTGCGCCGTTAGATACGACCGGGTTTGCTTTACAGGCGGGGGAGTCGAGGACGATTAATGTGCCATCGAGTTGGGGAGGACGATTCTGGGGGAGGACGCACTGTTCACAGGACTCCACGGGGAAATTCACGTGCGTAACCGGCGATTGCGGCTCCGGCCAGGTGGAATGCGCCGGCGGGAACGCGGCGCCGCCGGCAACGCTGGCGGAGTTCACGCTGGACGGGCACGGCGGGCTGGATTTCTACGACGTGAGCTTGGTGGACGGTTATAACCTCCCAATGCTGGTGGTGCCGCAGGGCGGGACGGGAGATAACTGCACCAGCACGGGGTGCAGGGTGGACGTGAACGGGCTCTGCCCGTCGGCGTTGAAGGTGACGAGCTCCGCCGGGGAGAGCGTCGCCTGCAAGAGCGCGTGCGAGGCATTTGGTGACCCGCAGTACTGCTGCAGCGGCGCGTACGGCACACCCGACACCTGCAAGCCCTCGTCTTACTCGCAGATGTTCAAATCCGCCTGCCCCAGCGCCTATAGCTACGCCTATGATGATCAGACCAGCACCTTCACCTGCGCCGGCGCCGACTATACTATCACCTTCTGCCCATCACCCAACACCAG CCAAAAATCGTCGAATTCCGGGGCCGGCGACAACGGCGGCGGGAGCGGAACGCCGCCGGGAATCGACAGCACGATGGTGTACGACGGAGCATTGGACGTGAGCAGCGCATATTCAGTCACGTGCGCCCACGTGTTGGGGTCTCATGCCGTTGCCGGTGCCGTCGCTATCGTAACGGCAATGTGGCAGTTGTGTCAGCTATGCTAA
- the LOC116026797 gene encoding chaperone protein dnaJ 11, chloroplastic-like, with translation MASTSASFLLSSPFVGSAISAAEVARPRCVSFRRPVSVSASCATAERTTVQTPQSSLYDVLGIRTGASGQEIKAAYRRLARVLHPDVASGSVIQESSSSPAEDFIRVHAAYSTLSDPEKRANYDRSLLRSRHPVAASVRGYSVRRSALRKWETDQCW, from the coding sequence atggCTTCCACGTCTGCTTcgtttcttctctcttctccgTTCGTCGGCTCCGCGATTTCCGCGGCGGAGGTTGCTCGGCCAAGGTGCGTCAGTTTCCGACGGCCGGTTTCCGTCTCCGCCTCCTGCGCAACGGCGGAGAGGACGACTGTCCAGACTCCGCAGAGTTCGCTTTACGACGTTCTAGGGATTCGGACGGGCGCGTCCGGCCAGGAAATCAAAGCGGCGTACCGGAGATTGGCTAGGGTTTTGCATCCGGACGTTGCGTCCGGCAGCGTGATTCAGGAGTCGTCGTCGTCGCCGGCGGAGGATTTCATCAGAGTTCACGCGGCGTACTCGACTCTCTCTGATCCGGAAAAGCGCGCCAATTACGACCGCTCGCTACTCCGATCTCGGCATCCTGTTGCTGCCTCGGTGAGAGGATATTCCGTCCGCAGATCTGCGCTTAGGAAATGGGAGACAGATCAATGCTGGTAG
- the LOC116026742 gene encoding uncharacterized protein LOC116026742 isoform X1 — MGAVCPGGTARSRSVVHHERSSGRPRKSKGMKNYEEETKGSSYDMDGSGKMQNLYDSGELSFSGELKPSTPARFGAANMASQASSFLGKASIVGLEKAVEVIDTLGCSVANLNNSGFIFVMGSKGNGISILAFEVANTITKAVNLLQSLSKENVEYLKDEILCSKSVRELVSTDKEELLSIAAADKRTEFKVFSQEVVRFGNMCKDPQWHNLDRYFSTLDSNPVSHEQFREEADMTMQELVTLAQHTSELYHEFHSLDRFEQEYRKKIVELDSLSLPRKGESLMMFHSDVKHQRKLVRGLKKKSLWSKSLEEVVEKLVDIVIFIHQEILEAFGDGGLMRMGKEPAKKRERLGMAGLALHYANLITKIDNIALRPTSLPPGTRDALYNALPPAVKTALRSRLQAPDMKKKLTVAQIKAEMERTLEWLVPVATDTTKAHQGFGWVGEWANNGNELLGKKGGIKNSFINLQTLYHADKTKMDSLILELVAFLHRLITLVKHNESRALPARSPTHKGLALHIETPNAAQLSLDDINLLEEVTRRRMLAPGRSKSQEFSVPEKGRNQQARALSRSAGSSPRAKMECPNANANANANALDILDGIHSRY, encoded by the exons ATGGGGGCAGTGTGTCCAGGAGGAACGGCGCGGAGTAGATCCGTGGTTCATCATGAGAGAAGCTCAGGGCGGCCGAGGAAGAGTAAGGGGATgaagaattatgaggaagagACTAAAGGTTCTTCTTATGATATGGATGGCTCTGGGAAAATGCAGAATCTTTATGATTCTGGTGAATTGAGCTTCTCTGGGGAGTTGAAGCCCTCCACTCCTGCAAGGTTTGGGGCTGCTAACATG GCTTCTCAAGCAAGCTCGTTTCTTGGGAAAGCGAGCATAGTTGGCCTAGAGAAGGCGGTAGAAGTTATAGACACATTAGGCTGCAGCGTGGCGAATTTGAACAACAGTGGGTTTATTTTCGTTATGGGATCAAAAGGGAATGGAATATCTATACTGGCATTTGAGGTTGCTAATACCATCACCAAAGCCGTAAACTTATTGCAGTCTCTATCTAAAGAAAACGTCGAGTACTTGAAAGATGAAATCTTATGTTCCAAATCTGTACGAGAGTTGGTCTCTACCGATAAGGAGGAGCTGCTCAGTATAGCTGCTGCTGACAAAAG GACGGAATTTAAAGTTTTCTCCCAAGAAGTAGTAAGATTTGGAAATATGTGTAAAGACCCGCAATGGCACAACCTTGATCGGTATTTCTCAAC GTTGGATTCTAACCCTGTAAGTCATGAACAATTCAGAGAGGAGGCTGATATGACAATGCAAGAATTGGTGACTCTCGCTCAGCATACTTCT GAATTGTATCACGAGTTCCATTCTTTGGACCGATTTGAACAAGAGTATCGGAAGAAAATTGTGGAATTAGACTCTTTAAGCCTACCTCGAAAAG GGGAGAGTCTCATGATGTTTCACAGTGACGTAAAACATCAAAGAAAACTCGTGAGGGGATTGAAGAAGAAATCCCTTTGGTCGAAAAGTCTGGAAGAG GTTGTTGAGAAGCTTGTTGATATCGTGATCTTCATTCATCAAGAGATCTTGGAAGCATTTGGAGATGGCG GATTGATGCGTATGGGCAAGGAGCCTGCAAAGAAACGAGAAAGATTAGGCATGGCTGGTCTTGCTTTACATTACGCTAACCTAATCACTAAAATAGATAATATT GCCTTACGCCCTACTTCTCTTCCTCCGGGCACGAGGGATGCGTTGTATAACGCTTTACCACCCGCTGTGAAAACAGCCCTTCGTTCTCGGCTACAAGCACCAGATATGAAGAAGAAG CTCACAGTCGCTCAAATCAAAGCTGAAATGGAGAGGACGCTCGAGTGGCTTGTTCCAGTAGCTACTGATACAACAAA AGCACATCAAGGATTTGGATGGGTTGGAGAGTGGGCAAACAACGG AAACGAGCTTCTCGGGAAGAAGGGAGGAATCAAGAACAGCTTCATCAATTTGCAGACGCTTTACCATGCAGACAAAACCAAAATGGACTCTCTAATCCTCGAACTCGTGGCATTTCTTCATCGTCTCATCACCCTCGTGAAACACAACGAGTCGAGGGCTCTGCCAGCGAGATCACCTACACACAAAGGCCTCGCCCTGCACATTGAAACGCCCAATGCGGCTCAGCTTTCTCTGGACGATATAAACCTGCTGGAAGAAGTCACGAGAAGGAGAATGCTGGCTCCCGGGAGAAGCAAGAGCCAAGAATTCTCGGTCCCCGAGAAGGGAAGGAATCAACAGGCTCGGGCGCTGAGCAGAAGCGCTGGCAGCTCTCCTCGCGCAAAGATGGAATGCCCAAACGCGAATGCTAATGCAAATGCAAATGCATTGGATATTCTTGATGGGATACATTCAAGGTATTGA
- the LOC116026742 gene encoding uncharacterized protein LOC116026742 isoform X2 codes for MGAVCPGGTARSRSVVHHERSSGRPRKSKGMKNYEEETKGSSYDMDGSGKMQNLYDSGELSFSGELKPSTPARFGAANMASQASSFLGKASIVGLEKAVEVIDTLGCSVANLNNSGFIFVMGSKGNGISILAFEVANTITKAVNLLQSLSKENVEYLKDEILCSKSVRELVSTDKEELLSIAAADKRTEFKVFSQEVVRFGNMCKDPQWHNLDRYFSTLDSNPVSHEQFREEADMTMQELVTLAQHTSELYHEFHSLDRFEQEYRKKIVELDSLSLPRKGESLMMFHSDVKHQRKLVRGLKKKSLWSKSLEEVVEKLVDIVIFIHQEILEAFGDGGLMRMGKEPAKKRERLGMAGLALHYANLITKIDNIALRPTSLPPGTRDALYNALPPAVKTALRSRLQAPDMKKLTVAQIKAEMERTLEWLVPVATDTTKAHQGFGWVGEWANNGNELLGKKGGIKNSFINLQTLYHADKTKMDSLILELVAFLHRLITLVKHNESRALPARSPTHKGLALHIETPNAAQLSLDDINLLEEVTRRRMLAPGRSKSQEFSVPEKGRNQQARALSRSAGSSPRAKMECPNANANANANALDILDGIHSRY; via the exons ATGGGGGCAGTGTGTCCAGGAGGAACGGCGCGGAGTAGATCCGTGGTTCATCATGAGAGAAGCTCAGGGCGGCCGAGGAAGAGTAAGGGGATgaagaattatgaggaagagACTAAAGGTTCTTCTTATGATATGGATGGCTCTGGGAAAATGCAGAATCTTTATGATTCTGGTGAATTGAGCTTCTCTGGGGAGTTGAAGCCCTCCACTCCTGCAAGGTTTGGGGCTGCTAACATG GCTTCTCAAGCAAGCTCGTTTCTTGGGAAAGCGAGCATAGTTGGCCTAGAGAAGGCGGTAGAAGTTATAGACACATTAGGCTGCAGCGTGGCGAATTTGAACAACAGTGGGTTTATTTTCGTTATGGGATCAAAAGGGAATGGAATATCTATACTGGCATTTGAGGTTGCTAATACCATCACCAAAGCCGTAAACTTATTGCAGTCTCTATCTAAAGAAAACGTCGAGTACTTGAAAGATGAAATCTTATGTTCCAAATCTGTACGAGAGTTGGTCTCTACCGATAAGGAGGAGCTGCTCAGTATAGCTGCTGCTGACAAAAG GACGGAATTTAAAGTTTTCTCCCAAGAAGTAGTAAGATTTGGAAATATGTGTAAAGACCCGCAATGGCACAACCTTGATCGGTATTTCTCAAC GTTGGATTCTAACCCTGTAAGTCATGAACAATTCAGAGAGGAGGCTGATATGACAATGCAAGAATTGGTGACTCTCGCTCAGCATACTTCT GAATTGTATCACGAGTTCCATTCTTTGGACCGATTTGAACAAGAGTATCGGAAGAAAATTGTGGAATTAGACTCTTTAAGCCTACCTCGAAAAG GGGAGAGTCTCATGATGTTTCACAGTGACGTAAAACATCAAAGAAAACTCGTGAGGGGATTGAAGAAGAAATCCCTTTGGTCGAAAAGTCTGGAAGAG GTTGTTGAGAAGCTTGTTGATATCGTGATCTTCATTCATCAAGAGATCTTGGAAGCATTTGGAGATGGCG GATTGATGCGTATGGGCAAGGAGCCTGCAAAGAAACGAGAAAGATTAGGCATGGCTGGTCTTGCTTTACATTACGCTAACCTAATCACTAAAATAGATAATATT GCCTTACGCCCTACTTCTCTTCCTCCGGGCACGAGGGATGCGTTGTATAACGCTTTACCACCCGCTGTGAAAACAGCCCTTCGTTCTCGGCTACAAGCACCAGATATGAAGAAG CTCACAGTCGCTCAAATCAAAGCTGAAATGGAGAGGACGCTCGAGTGGCTTGTTCCAGTAGCTACTGATACAACAAA AGCACATCAAGGATTTGGATGGGTTGGAGAGTGGGCAAACAACGG AAACGAGCTTCTCGGGAAGAAGGGAGGAATCAAGAACAGCTTCATCAATTTGCAGACGCTTTACCATGCAGACAAAACCAAAATGGACTCTCTAATCCTCGAACTCGTGGCATTTCTTCATCGTCTCATCACCCTCGTGAAACACAACGAGTCGAGGGCTCTGCCAGCGAGATCACCTACACACAAAGGCCTCGCCCTGCACATTGAAACGCCCAATGCGGCTCAGCTTTCTCTGGACGATATAAACCTGCTGGAAGAAGTCACGAGAAGGAGAATGCTGGCTCCCGGGAGAAGCAAGAGCCAAGAATTCTCGGTCCCCGAGAAGGGAAGGAATCAACAGGCTCGGGCGCTGAGCAGAAGCGCTGGCAGCTCTCCTCGCGCAAAGATGGAATGCCCAAACGCGAATGCTAATGCAAATGCAAATGCATTGGATATTCTTGATGGGATACATTCAAGGTATTGA